The region GCCATGTCCTCATCGGGGCGCACGTGCAGGCCAGCGTAATTTCCGTCCCCCAGCAGCGCGCGGGCCGCCTGAGGCCCCAGCGGTTTCAGGCGGCCCAGGTCCACGGCGGGCTTGCGCTCCTCTGGAGCCGTCACTCCTTCTAGGCGGGTCCAGGGGAAATTTTCCATCCAGCTGGCGTGGCTGGCCAGTTCGTCGGTGGCCTGCACAGCGGCCCAGGTGCGCGGCGCGTTCCACCAGTTGTGCCACTGCACGCGGGTGTCCGGGTGGGCCGAAAGCCACTCGCCCAGCCAGCCCTGTCCGGGAGCGTTGCCCCCGTGGCCGTTGACCACCAGAATCCGCCGGAAACCGTGGGTGTACAGGCTGCCCAGCAGGTCCTCCAGCACACTCAGATAGGTGCTAGTGCGCAGGCTCAGGGTGCCGGGGTAGGCCATGAACGTCGGGGTGATGCCGTAGGGCAGCGCTGGGAACACCGGGACTCCCAGCGGCCCCGCAGCTTCCAGGGAGATCCGTTCGGCCAGCAGCGAATCTGTGGCCAGACTCAGCGTGGCGTGCTGCTCGGTGCAGCCCAGCGGCAGCACGCAGCGGTCGTCGCGCTGCAGCCAGGCCTCGACCATTTCCCAGTTCATGTCCTGAACACGCATACGGGCAGGGTAGCGCTCCCGATGCGGGGTGGCAGGCGGCGGGCTACGATACGGCTCGTGATGAACGACACGGGACGGCCACGGGTGGGCGTGGTGATGGGCAGCCGCAGCGATTTCGAAACCATGCAGGGGGCGCTGGAAGTGCTGCAGCAGCTGGAAGTCGCCTATGAGGTCCGGGTGCTTTCGGCCCACCGGACCCCGCACCTGCTGCCCAGTTATGCCGCCCGCGCCGAGCGCCTGAACCTGAGCTGCATCATTGCCGGGGCTGGCGGCGCGGCGCACCTGCCGGGCATGCTGGCGGCTTTTACACGCGTGCCGGTGCTGGGCGTGCCGGTGCAGTCGCGCGCCCTGAGTGGCCAGGACAGCCTGCTGAGCATCGTGCAGATGCCGGCCGGCATCCCGGTCGCCACCTTCGCCATCGGCGCGGCGGGTGCAAAGAACGCTGCCCTGTTCGCCGCTGCCATGCTGGCCACCACCGACGAGGCCGTGCGTGACCGGCTGGACGCCTACCGGGACGCCCAGACCCGCTCGGTGCTGGACGACCCCTACTTCGACGGGCACGCCCAGGGAGGCGCCGAATGACCCTGGACCGTGAACGCCCACTGACGCTGGGCATTCTGGGCGGCGGTCAGCTGGCGCAGATGCTGGCGCTGGCTGCTCTGCCGCTGGGGGTGCGCGTTCAGGTGCTGGAACCCGACGCGCAGGCCCCTGCACGGCTGTGCGCCGAACACCTGCACGCCCCCTACACCGACCCGGCAGGGCTGGACGTCCTGGCCGGATGCGACGCAGTCACCCTGGAATTCGAGAACGTGCCGGTGCAGGCCCTTTCGGCCCTGGAAGGCCGGGTTCCGGTGCGTCCGGCCGGGTCGTTGCTGGCCCGCAGCAAGCACCGCGCGGTGGAGAAAGAAGCCCTGCGCGCGGCCGGAGCGGGCACGGCGCCGTTCGTGCGCCTGGAGGAGCCCGGCGACCTCGACGGAGCGCTGGAACAGGTCGGTGGCCAGGGCCTGCTGAAAACCAGTGAGCTGGGCTATGACGGCAAGGGGCAGGTCCGGGTGCGCAGCGCCACGGAACTTCAGGCCGCCTGGGCCTCCCTGGGCAGCGTGCCGTGTGTTCTCGAAGGTGTGGTGCCGTTCGAGCGCGAGGTCAGCCTGGGAGTTGCACGCAGCGCCTCCGGGCAGGTGGCTTTCGGGCCACTGGTCGAGAACGTGCACCGCAGCGGCATCCTGCGAACCAGCGTGTATCCGGCGGCTGTGCCCGAAGGAACCGAGGCCCGGGCCCGGAAACTGGCGCGCGCGGTGGCCGAAAGCTGGGCCCTGGAAGGCCTGATCACCCTGGAATTCTTCCTGCTGCCCGGAGGCGAGTTGCTGGTCAACGAGGTCGCGCCGCGGGTCCACAACAGCGGACACCTGACCCAGGACGGCGGTGGCCTCAGCCAGTTCGAGGCCCAGGTGCGGGCTGTACTTGGCTTGCCTCTGGCCGACTGGCGGCCCCTGCATCCCTGCGCCATGGTCAACGTGGTGGGCGTGGAAGACGAAGGTGGGCAGGCGCTATCGCCCGACTGGGCAGGCATCGACGCCCTCGAAGGCACCCGGGTGCACCTGTACCACAAGGCCTGGCGGGCGGGACGCAAGCTGGGGCACGTCAATCTGGTCGCGCCCGATCAGGCCACCTTGGGCCAGCGCCTGAAGCAGCTCGAAAGCCTGATTCCCTAAAGGCCCTGGATGCTGGGTAAAGGGCTGTAAACATCCCTCCTGGGCACCCTCACGGCCCGTCAGCCGGGGGCTCCTAGCCTGAGGTATGAAGTTTTATCTGCTGCCCCTCCTGGCGCTGGCCCTCTCGGCGCCAGAAGGGGCAGCCCAGTCCGGTAAATCCGAGCCGTTCAAGCTGGTTCTGAAAACCAGCGAGCAGAAAATTCTGAAGGGGAAAGTTACCCGTCATCCGATTGTCAAATCCTGGACCGTACCGGCGGCCGGTATTGCAGCCAGCAAAAAGTACCGCAAGCTCAGTACCACCCTGATTCCGCTTATCAACCGCATAGAAAAGCAGGTCAACGCCCGCAAGCCTGAGCCGGCCGTGTTCCGCAATGTGGCGGGCCGCTGGATCGCTGCCGATCAGACCGGCTGGCTGTTTGACCGGGACCGCACCAAGGCCAACCTGCTCAAAGCCATTCGCGGCGGCAAGGGACAGGCACAGGTCGCATTCAAGGAAGTCCGTCCCAGACGCAGTGTGGCCCTGCTGGCCGGGCGCGGTGTGCTGACGCATGTGGCGGCCGGCACCAGCAGGTACGCCGGCAGCCCCGGCTTCCGTGAAAAAAACATCCTGGTGGGAGCCAGCAAGCTCGACAACTTCTTTATCCCTCCGGGTCACGAGTTCAACTTCAACGAGGAAGTTGGACAGGTTGACGCCAGCACGGGCTTCGTCAAAGGGTTTGTCATCAGTGGCGGAACCCTGGAAAAAGAGGACGGCGGCGGCATCTGCCAGGTCAGCACCACCATTTTCCGGGCGCTGTACAAGGCCGGACTGCCCATCACCGAGCGCCACGAACACAGCCACCGCGTCAGGTATTACGATCCGGTCGGGTTCGAGGCCACTGTGTATGCCCCTGACAAGAATCTGCGCATGAAAAACGACACCGGGGCGTACCTGATGATCCAGGCGGGCTGGGACACGGCTGCCAAGACGCTGCGCTTTGATGTCTTTGGGGCCAACACCGGGCGCACAGTCAAGATCAGTCAACCCTCGGTCAGCAAGTTCAGGGCGCCTGGAAACCCGAGCTACACGGCCGACCCCAATGTGGCTCCCGGCGCGCGCCGCCTGCTGGACACCCCTGCGCAGGGCATGACCAGCGTGATCAGGCGGACCATCAAGGTCAAGGGCAAGGTCATCAGCACCCATACCCTGAAAAGCACGTATGAGCCCTGGGGCGCCGTGTACGGCGTCAACCCCAACGACAAGCGCCTGAGTTCCAGATCCTGAGACTCCTGCGAGTCCTCAAATCCTGCGCGGAAGCTCGCTGGCCGGTACGGTTCCCCCCAGGTAAAGTGCGGCATGGCTTTGTCCGCGTCTTTTCCTGACCTGCCGCCGGTTCCCAGTGAACTGCGTACGCCCAGGCTGCTGTTGCGCGCTCCGCGTCCGGAAGATGCGCCGGCAGTTCACGCGGCCATTCAGGCCTCGCTGCCGGAACTGCGGGAATGGATGGTCTGGGCCCAGAACCCGCTGGATCTGGCCGGGACCGTGGACAACCTGACCCAGGCAGCCGAGGCCTACGCCTCACGCGAAACTCTGCGGCTGCTGGTCTGGAGCGCCGATGGCACGGAGCTGATAGGCAGCAGCGGCTTTCACGCCCTGGACTGGCGCGTGCCAAAAGGGGAGATCGGGTACTGGATTTCCACGCCGTATACCGGACGCGGTTATGCCCTGGAGGTCACACGCGCGCTGACTGATCTGGCCCTGGATACCCTGCACCTGCGCCGTGTGGAAATCCGCTGCGACTCGCGCAACGAACGAAGTGCCCGTATTCCTCGTGCGCTGGGCTACCACTTCGACGGCTGCCTGCGGCATGACTCGGTGGCGGCAAATGACCCCAGCCAGTTGCGGGACACCCTGGTGTTCAGCGTGGTGCGCTGAGCGGGCTTAATGACGGGTTGGCGCCAACAGATTCTGCTCCGGCTTACGGCAGAATACGGGTGCCTGCTTCCCCCCGCACAGCGGCTGCCAGAACGCCGGAGTGCATGCCGCTGGCGATCGTTGCAAAGGGGGCGCCGCGTTCAAGCGCGTCAAGCGCGGCACGGACCTTGGGGATCATGCCGCCGGCAATCCAGCCCTCTGAAATTCCGGCCTCGACCTCGGCGCGCCTCAGCACAAGGGCGCGGCTTTCCGGGTCAGGAAACGAGCGGTACACACCGTCGACATCAGTCAGGAAGATGATGCCTTCGTTCAGGGCGCCCGCCACCGCCCCAGCAGCAGTATCCGCGTTGATGTTTAAGGCTTCGCCGTCCAGGCCAACGGCAATGCAGCCCACCACAGGCGTCAGCCCGGCGCCCAGCAGGGTCCGCAGAAGGTCGGCGTTTACAGCTGTGACCCGGCCCACCCGGCCCAGCGCAGGGTCGAGCACTTCGGCACGCAGCAGCTCGCAGTCGCGGCCCATCAGGCCAACTGCCTGCCCTACGTCCTGACTCAGCTGCTTGTTCAGCTGACACAGCGCCATTTCCACCACGTCCATGGCCTCCGGGGAAGTGACCCGGAGGCCCCCCCGGAATTCACTGGGGATCTGCCGCGCCGAGAGCTCACGCTCGATCACCGGCCCACCCCCGTGGACCACCACAACCGGGAGTTCCCGGCGCACAGCAGCGATCTCGGACGCTACGGCACGGCGCAGCTCCAGACTTTTCATGGCATTTCCGCCGTACTTGACGATCACGCCGGCAGTGTAAGGCATGGATGGCCTGGGCTGACCGGCAGCATCTCAGGCATCAGCAGCTCAGCTCTGCCCCGGCTGGCTCAGGCCTGTTTAGTGGGGGGCGTAGCTCAGATCCGGGGTTCCCGCAGGATCCCTGGGGCTGGTGTCCTCGGGCGTCCTGGAGGCCGACGAACTGGGCTGCAGCGTCTTGGCATACCAGGACATGACCGGCCGGGCGTCCAGCGTAAAGGTAAACCCCTGCCGTTCCCAGAAGCGTGCGCCGCGTGGATTGTCGCCCAGCACACTCGCCAGCAGGCGCGTGGTCCCACGCGGCAGACGGGCTTCCAGATTCCGGATGGCCTGCTCACCCAGGCGCTGTGACTGGCGGCTCTCGCGGATCAGCAGCAGGTTGATGGTGAGGTCTCCTGGCTCCGGGAAATCCAGTTTGTAGTCCAGGCTGCCGACCAGTTCTCCGTGGTCATCGTGCAGCAGTTCCAGCCGGCGCCGGGGGTCGAGCAGGGCAATCTCTACATCCCGCTCCACTTCTTTCTCGGTGGGCACACGGGTGCCCAGCAACGTGAAATATCCGGGGGACTCGGTGTACAGCCTGTGAAGCAGCGGCGCATGATGGAGCGCCAGCGGCGTGGAGTTCAAGGTAAAGCCTCCCGTCCGGCGAGGCGGGTCAGTCGTAAGGGGTATGAGCTGCCGGACTGCTCTGAGCATACCCGGCGCGGGGCTTAAGCGGCAGTATCTGCGCTGTTGAACGTATTGAGGTTGATTTCACGCTGTGGAGGGGGGTATGCGCTACCCTTGCCAGATGAGCCAGCTGTCCTCTGCCCGCCCGGGCTTTTACCGTTCCCGTCTGGGTCTGCCCGGCGCTGTCCTGGCACCAATGGCGGGATACAGCGACGCGCCGCTGCGCCAGCTCGCTGCGGAGCAGGGAGCGCTGTGGACCGTCAGTGAGATGATCAGTGCGCGGGGGCTGGTATTGGGCGGTGACTCGGAAAATCTGTCGCTGGGACGGCCCTTCGAGGGTGAAACCAACCGGGTCGTGCAGCTGTTCGGAGCCGAAAGCGAGCTGCTGGCGCGCGCCGTACAGAAGGTCGAGGCATGGTTTGCCCCTGCGGCCATTGACCTGAACATGGGTTGCCCGGTGCCCAAGATCCGCGGCAAGGGTGGCGCGTGCCTGTTGCAGACCCCAGAAGTGGCCTTCGAACTGATCCAGGCCATGAAGGCCGCCACCACCCTGGATGTCAGCGCCAAGATCCGCCTGGGCTGGGACCATGACCGCAGTGTCGAAGTTGCGCAGGGACTGGCGGCAGCCGGCGTGAACCTCATCACGGTGCATGGCCGCACCAGTGCCCAGCGCTATACCGGCGAGGCTGACTGGGAGGCCATTGCCCGGGTGGCTGCGGCAGTTGACGTGCCTGTGGTGGGCAGCGGAGACATACGCAGCGCTGCCCAGGCGCGGGCCCGTCAGGCTCTGGGCGTGGCGGCGGTCATGATCGGCCGGGGCGCAGTAGGCAACCCCTGGTTGTTCCGGGCACTGGCTACGGGGGGTGACCAGTATCCGTCGGCTCAGGAGCGTGCCCGGACGGCGCTGCGCCACGCCGAGCTGCAGACCCGGTTTTATGACGACAATACGGGCCGCCTGACCCTGCGCCCCCTGCGTAAGGTCCTGCCCCAGTACCTGCCCGATCATCCCGAGCTGCGCGATGATCTGGTGCAGGTGGTGACTCTGGCCGATGTCGAGCGGGCTCTGGCGCCTTTACTGACCTCCCCTGAGGGGGCCGTCAAACCTGATCCCGGTGCAGTGGCGCTGAGCGGAGAGTATGCTTGATAACGCCCATGAACGCCCACGAGTATTACGCCTATCTGTCCGCTGCCCGAGAGCAGTTGTGGAACTTTCTGCGGGCGTTGCCGGCTGAGGACCTGGGCCGCGACCTGATGCCAGAAGGCGACCGCTTTCACAACATCAAGGATCTGCTGCTGCATATCGCAGATGTAGAGGACCACTGGGTTCACACCATTGCCCGAGGGGACGGTGTGGACCGTGATGGACAGTATGCACACGACTGGGTTCTTCCGCACGCCGAGCAGTACGACCTGGGCTGGATCATCGCCTACGGCCGTGAGGTCGGGGCCCGGACCCATACCTTCCTGAGCAGTGAGCCGGATTTACACCGCAGCGTAAAGCTCGTGCAGGATGACCCTCACAGCGACACCGTCACGCTGGACCAGCTGATGTGGCACGTCATGACTCACGAGGTCCGGCACACGGCCCAGATCGCACTGAT is a window of Deinococcus deserti VCD115 DNA encoding:
- a CDS encoding creatininase family protein produces the protein MRVQDMNWEMVEAWLQRDDRCVLPLGCTEQHATLSLATDSLLAERISLEAAGPLGVPVFPALPYGITPTFMAYPGTLSLRTSTYLSVLEDLLGSLYTHGFRRILVVNGHGGNAPGQGWLGEWLSAHPDTRVQWHNWWNAPRTWAAVQATDELASHASWMENFPWTRLEGVTAPEERKPAVDLGRLKPLGPQAARALLGDGNYAGLHVRPDEDMARIWAQAVAETRALLENGWAP
- the purE gene encoding 5-(carboxyamino)imidazole ribonucleotide mutase; translation: MNDTGRPRVGVVMGSRSDFETMQGALEVLQQLEVAYEVRVLSAHRTPHLLPSYAARAERLNLSCIIAGAGGAAHLPGMLAAFTRVPVLGVPVQSRALSGQDSLLSIVQMPAGIPVATFAIGAAGAKNAALFAAAMLATTDEAVRDRLDAYRDAQTRSVLDDPYFDGHAQGGAE
- the purK gene encoding 5-(carboxyamino)imidazole ribonucleotide synthase → MTLDRERPLTLGILGGGQLAQMLALAALPLGVRVQVLEPDAQAPARLCAEHLHAPYTDPAGLDVLAGCDAVTLEFENVPVQALSALEGRVPVRPAGSLLARSKHRAVEKEALRAAGAGTAPFVRLEEPGDLDGALEQVGGQGLLKTSELGYDGKGQVRVRSATELQAAWASLGSVPCVLEGVVPFEREVSLGVARSASGQVAFGPLVENVHRSGILRTSVYPAAVPEGTEARARKLARAVAESWALEGLITLEFFLLPGGELLVNEVAPRVHNSGHLTQDGGGLSQFEAQVRAVLGLPLADWRPLHPCAMVNVVGVEDEGGQALSPDWAGIDALEGTRVHLYHKAWRAGRKLGHVNLVAPDQATLGQRLKQLESLIP
- a CDS encoding VanW family protein translates to MKFYLLPLLALALSAPEGAAQSGKSEPFKLVLKTSEQKILKGKVTRHPIVKSWTVPAAGIAASKKYRKLSTTLIPLINRIEKQVNARKPEPAVFRNVAGRWIAADQTGWLFDRDRTKANLLKAIRGGKGQAQVAFKEVRPRRSVALLAGRGVLTHVAAGTSRYAGSPGFREKNILVGASKLDNFFIPPGHEFNFNEEVGQVDASTGFVKGFVISGGTLEKEDGGGICQVSTTIFRALYKAGLPITERHEHSHRVRYYDPVGFEATVYAPDKNLRMKNDTGAYLMIQAGWDTAAKTLRFDVFGANTGRTVKISQPSVSKFRAPGNPSYTADPNVAPGARRLLDTPAQGMTSVIRRTIKVKGKVISTHTLKSTYEPWGAVYGVNPNDKRLSSRS
- a CDS encoding GNAT family N-acetyltransferase, translated to MALSASFPDLPPVPSELRTPRLLLRAPRPEDAPAVHAAIQASLPELREWMVWAQNPLDLAGTVDNLTQAAEAYASRETLRLLVWSADGTELIGSSGFHALDWRVPKGEIGYWISTPYTGRGYALEVTRALTDLALDTLHLRRVEIRCDSRNERSARIPRALGYHFDGCLRHDSVAANDPSQLRDTLVFSVVR
- the argB gene encoding acetylglutamate kinase encodes the protein MIVKYGGNAMKSLELRRAVASEIAAVRRELPVVVVHGGGPVIERELSARQIPSEFRGGLRVTSPEAMDVVEMALCQLNKQLSQDVGQAVGLMGRDCELLRAEVLDPALGRVGRVTAVNADLLRTLLGAGLTPVVGCIAVGLDGEALNINADTAAGAVAGALNEGIIFLTDVDGVYRSFPDPESRALVLRRAEVEAGISEGWIAGGMIPKVRAALDALERGAPFATIASGMHSGVLAAAVRGEAGTRILP
- a CDS encoding GNAT family N-acetyltransferase; the protein is MNSTPLALHHAPLLHRLYTESPGYFTLLGTRVPTEKEVERDVEIALLDPRRRLELLHDDHGELVGSLDYKLDFPEPGDLTINLLLIRESRQSQRLGEQAIRNLEARLPRGTTRLLASVLGDNPRGARFWERQGFTFTLDARPVMSWYAKTLQPSSSASRTPEDTSPRDPAGTPDLSYAPH
- a CDS encoding tRNA dihydrouridine synthase — translated: MSQLSSARPGFYRSRLGLPGAVLAPMAGYSDAPLRQLAAEQGALWTVSEMISARGLVLGGDSENLSLGRPFEGETNRVVQLFGAESELLARAVQKVEAWFAPAAIDLNMGCPVPKIRGKGGACLLQTPEVAFELIQAMKAATTLDVSAKIRLGWDHDRSVEVAQGLAAAGVNLITVHGRTSAQRYTGEADWEAIARVAAAVDVPVVGSGDIRSAAQARARQALGVAAVMIGRGAVGNPWLFRALATGGDQYPSAQERARTALRHAELQTRFYDDNTGRLTLRPLRKVLPQYLPDHPELRDDLVQVVTLADVERALAPLLTSPEGAVKPDPGAVALSGEYA
- a CDS encoding DinB family protein — protein: MNAHEYYAYLSAAREQLWNFLRALPAEDLGRDLMPEGDRFHNIKDLLLHIADVEDHWVHTIARGDGVDRDGQYAHDWVLPHAEQYDLGWIIAYGREVGARTHTFLSSEPDLHRSVKLVQDDPHSDTVTLDQLMWHVMTHEVRHTAQIALMIRQLGHTPPWLDYMRFTRPQVTAAQSGGLEPEADPSEHDEP